The following coding sequences are from one Streptomyces sp. NBC_00536 window:
- a CDS encoding MMPL family transporter, with protein MSQALLDDRGVPTDTAGRRRPGPVGRVAGWSYRNKGRTVLLWLLALGVAVGLAAVLGGTYSADYTAPGSDSKAAQELITRDFPAQSGDVITVVLHSGTGLTGPEARSQAESILGQLAKVAHVRSVESPFPAPGAAPGAPSGSVAPDGLTAIGKLHLDVANAPDMPKADTQRLLDIAARATDGLQVHLGGMAVQQAEQGAIGSEGIGMAAAALILLLTFGSVVAAGLPLLTALAGLAVSGALLPVLAAIMPVPDWSTSLAAMMGIGVGIDYVLLLVTRFREWRAEGLAPEAATVAALDTAGRSVLVAGITVVTSMLGLFAMGLSFMRGAAFAAILSVLVVLAAAGTLFPALLGYLGRHVDRLRLPLPRRTARRAANEVSPGWLRWSKLVERYRVLAALGSVIVLLALAAPFLGVRFGFPDAGNDPAGRSNRLAYDTVATSFGPGANGPLLLVAELPANAQGSELPELAAKLTATPGVKAVTPPQLSPSGRAAVLSVIPATGPQSAATDRLVRDLRDRVVPSVAGSGLRVHVGGVAASSIDSTANIVGRLPLLVGGVVTVSILLLLVAFRSVAVAFKAAVMNLLSVAAAYGVVALALQGGVFGRAIGIDNPTPLPAFVPVLTFAVLFGLSMDYEVFLVSRMREVWLSSGDNGESIVRGLATTARVITAAAAIMVAVFAAFVPAPDIAIKIIGVGMGSAILIDATLVRMLLVPALMHLLGTRNWWLPSWLERRLPQLHIEGHPEDHRPL; from the coding sequence ATGTCCCAGGCTCTGCTCGACGATCGGGGCGTGCCCACCGACACCGCGGGGCGCCGCCGCCCGGGGCCGGTCGGCCGGGTGGCGGGCTGGAGCTACCGCAACAAGGGACGCACCGTCCTGCTGTGGCTGCTGGCGCTCGGCGTCGCGGTCGGCCTCGCCGCGGTGCTCGGCGGCACGTACAGCGCCGACTACACCGCGCCCGGCTCGGACTCCAAGGCCGCCCAGGAACTGATCACCCGCGACTTCCCCGCCCAGTCCGGCGACGTGATCACGGTCGTGCTGCACTCCGGTACGGGGCTGACCGGCCCGGAGGCCCGCAGTCAGGCCGAGTCGATACTCGGGCAGCTGGCCAAGGTCGCGCACGTCCGCTCGGTCGAGAGCCCCTTCCCGGCGCCCGGCGCCGCCCCCGGCGCGCCGTCGGGATCGGTGGCGCCCGATGGATTGACGGCCATCGGCAAGCTGCACCTCGACGTGGCCAACGCGCCCGACATGCCCAAGGCGGACACCCAGCGGCTGCTCGACATCGCCGCACGCGCCACCGACGGGCTGCAGGTCCACCTCGGCGGCATGGCCGTCCAGCAGGCCGAGCAGGGGGCCATCGGCTCCGAGGGCATCGGGATGGCCGCCGCCGCCCTCATCCTGCTGCTCACCTTCGGCTCCGTGGTCGCGGCCGGCCTGCCGCTGCTCACCGCGCTCGCCGGGCTTGCCGTGAGCGGCGCCCTGCTCCCGGTCCTCGCCGCCATCATGCCGGTCCCCGACTGGTCCACCTCGCTGGCCGCCATGATGGGCATCGGGGTGGGCATCGACTACGTGCTCCTGCTGGTCACCCGGTTCCGTGAGTGGCGCGCCGAGGGGCTCGCACCCGAGGCCGCGACGGTCGCCGCGCTGGACACCGCCGGACGCTCGGTCCTGGTGGCGGGCATCACCGTGGTCACCAGCATGCTCGGACTCTTCGCCATGGGCCTGTCGTTCATGCGCGGCGCGGCCTTCGCCGCGATCCTGTCGGTGCTGGTCGTCCTCGCGGCGGCCGGCACCCTCTTCCCGGCGCTGCTCGGCTACCTCGGCCGGCACGTCGACCGGCTCCGGCTGCCGCTCCCCAGGCGCACCGCGCGACGGGCCGCCAACGAGGTGAGCCCTGGCTGGCTGCGCTGGAGCAAGCTCGTCGAGCGCTACCGGGTCCTCGCCGCGCTCGGCAGCGTGATCGTCCTGCTGGCCCTTGCCGCACCGTTCCTGGGCGTGCGGTTCGGCTTCCCCGACGCGGGCAACGACCCGGCCGGCCGCTCCAACCGGCTCGCCTACGACACCGTCGCCACCAGCTTCGGCCCGGGTGCCAACGGCCCGCTGCTGCTGGTCGCCGAGCTGCCGGCCAACGCGCAGGGGAGTGAACTGCCCGAGCTGGCCGCCAAGTTGACGGCCACCCCCGGTGTCAAGGCGGTGACCCCGCCCCAGCTCAGCCCGTCGGGGCGCGCCGCCGTGCTCAGCGTCATCCCCGCCACCGGCCCGCAGAGCGCGGCCACCGACCGCCTGGTCAGGGACCTGCGCGACCGGGTCGTCCCCTCGGTGGCAGGCTCGGGTCTGCGGGTGCACGTCGGCGGCGTCGCGGCCAGCAGCATCGACAGCACCGCGAACATCGTCGGCCGCCTCCCGCTGCTGGTCGGCGGAGTGGTCACGGTCTCGATCCTGCTGCTCCTGGTCGCCTTCCGCAGCGTGGCGGTGGCCTTCAAAGCGGCGGTGATGAACCTGCTCTCGGTCGCCGCCGCGTACGGCGTGGTCGCGCTCGCCCTGCAGGGCGGGGTGTTCGGCCGGGCGATCGGGATCGACAATCCCACCCCGCTGCCGGCCTTCGTGCCGGTCCTCACCTTCGCGGTCCTCTTCGGCCTCTCCATGGACTACGAGGTGTTCCTGGTCAGCCGGATGCGCGAGGTCTGGCTGAGCTCGGGCGACAACGGCGAGTCGATCGTGCGGGGCCTTGCCACCACGGCCCGGGTGATCACCGCGGCGGCGGCCATCATGGTCGCCGTGTTCGCGGCCTTCGTGCCGGCACCCGACATCGCGATAAAGATCATCGGTGTCGGCATGGGCTCGGCCATCCTGATCGACGCGACCCTGGTGCGGATGCTGCTGGTGCCCGCCCTGATGCACCTGCTGGGCACCCGCAACTGGTGGCTGCCGTCCTGGCTGGAGCGCCGCCTCCCGCAGCTGCACATCGAGGGCCACCCCGAGGACCATCGCCCGCTGTGA
- a CDS encoding TetR/AcrR family transcriptional regulator translates to MGPASASSRRERTRAATVEEIKRTALTLMRESGAADVRFTDIARAMGLTPPALYRYFADRDELLTALVADSFNSLSEALIATRDAVPADDLGARLLATCSAYRSWALGDPQRFALIFGVPVPGYTAPPDGPTVEAGQRAISHLASLVLDTERLGRLGDPLVAPATSQFLESAAERLAPFEGAVRPQTYQALMLSWSAVHGFVSLEAYGHFGWADQATRDQLFTAQVRMAAGVAGLVPPEA, encoded by the coding sequence ATGGGTCCCGCGAGTGCATCCAGCCGCCGCGAGCGCACCCGGGCGGCGACCGTCGAGGAGATCAAGCGGACGGCGCTGACGCTGATGCGCGAATCCGGCGCCGCCGACGTGCGCTTCACCGACATCGCCCGGGCGATGGGGCTCACCCCGCCCGCGCTCTACCGCTACTTCGCCGACCGCGACGAGCTACTCACCGCCCTGGTCGCCGACTCCTTCAACAGCCTCTCCGAGGCGCTGATCGCCACCCGGGACGCCGTCCCCGCGGACGACCTGGGCGCGCGCCTGCTGGCTACCTGTTCGGCGTACCGCAGCTGGGCACTGGGCGACCCGCAGCGGTTCGCGCTGATCTTCGGGGTGCCGGTGCCCGGGTACACCGCCCCGCCCGACGGGCCGACAGTCGAGGCCGGGCAGCGGGCGATATCTCATCTGGCCTCGCTCGTCCTGGACACCGAGCGGCTCGGCCGGCTCGGCGACCCGCTGGTGGCGCCGGCCACTTCACAGTTCTTGGAGTCGGCAGCCGAGCGGCTGGCGCCGTTCGAGGGAGCGGTGAGGCCTCAGACGTACCAGGCGCTCATGCTCAGCTGGTCGGCGGTGCACGGCTTCGTGTCGCTGGAGGCCTACGGGCACTTCGGCTGGGCGGACCAGGCAACGCGCGACCAACTCTTCACCGCCCAGGTACGAATGGCCGCGGGTGTCGCCGGGCTGGTACCGCCCGAAGCGTGA
- a CDS encoding dienelactone hydrolase family protein, with protein MPDHDLTGFTQSTFTHDGATRRVLRRGTGPAVIVMAEIPGITPKVIEFADRVAETGCTAVLPVLFGTPGRDADPGAVGRPRAGRALASTLWEVCVSREFTLLATGRSSRVVRWLRALATAEHERCGGPGVGAVGMCLTGGFALAMAVDARIVAPVLSQPSLPLACTSRRARSIDISAGELAVVRGRCERDGLQVLGLRFAGDRLVPGDRFAYLRRELGDAFVAVELDDSAANPASPLPPHSVLTEHLVDEPGQPTRQALDTVLDLFRTRLLGEDSPLAAFEA; from the coding sequence GTGCCAGACCACGACCTGACCGGCTTCACGCAGAGCACGTTCACGCATGACGGTGCCACCCGCCGGGTGCTGCGCCGGGGCACAGGCCCGGCGGTGATCGTCATGGCGGAGATCCCCGGCATCACCCCCAAGGTCATCGAGTTCGCCGACCGCGTGGCCGAGACCGGTTGCACGGCCGTACTCCCGGTGCTCTTCGGTACACCCGGCCGGGATGCGGATCCCGGCGCCGTGGGCAGGCCGAGGGCCGGCCGTGCCTTGGCCTCGACTCTGTGGGAGGTGTGCGTGAGCCGGGAGTTCACGCTGTTGGCCACGGGGCGGAGTTCGCGGGTCGTACGGTGGCTGCGCGCCCTGGCCACCGCTGAACACGAGCGCTGCGGCGGCCCCGGAGTCGGCGCCGTCGGCATGTGCCTGACCGGCGGCTTCGCCCTGGCCATGGCCGTGGACGCGCGGATCGTCGCCCCCGTGCTGTCCCAGCCGTCACTACCGCTTGCCTGCACCTCGCGCCGCGCGCGCTCCATCGACATCAGCGCCGGGGAGCTCGCGGTCGTCCGCGGGCGCTGCGAGCGCGACGGGCTCCAGGTCCTCGGGCTGCGGTTCGCGGGCGACCGGCTGGTACCCGGCGACCGGTTCGCGTACCTGCGCCGCGAGCTCGGCGACGCCTTCGTAGCCGTCGAGTTGGACGACAGCGCAGCGAATCCTGCGAGCCCCCTTCCGCCGCACTCCGTCCTGACGGAGCACCTCGTCGACGAGCCCGGACAGCCTACACGGCAGGCACTCGACACGGTCCTCGACCTGTTCCGCACACGACTGCTCGGGGAGGACTCACCGCTCGCCGCTTTCGAGGCATAG
- a CDS encoding glycosyl hydrolase: MMPQRHRRRFMTCTVVAAAFGLVSSQSFAASGDTRPRPWNARHQADIGRQHVKAVNGGHGRSAFAASGSEDGGSDEAENSAEGTAQYTEARTAPGVVAPGAYGAAWDQLQSMRHTNGDWDHVTKKAYNSDDPRYRDQNSNSSGGAGNVTGRITGVAADDQGYVYAGGANGGVFRSKTGGGHWEPIADRLPSLSTGTLALDGSKRLWYATGESNTGATSYVGTGVYVLADPQHGQFQPGGRVGGAELESTTIHALRFAGTTVWAATSRGVWSHSTTTLSGPWKLEFAPSPDYLPGGSKASDPSAPYKNIANDIAVDPKDPSKVLLAVGWRGGDSYNGLYAKQGDGSWKPVGGIGDLPSNSEDVGNMTFASAADGSRMYAIDQSPAQMAADPNSGLKGVYVSKSGSPFGPWTQIADYTKLKASGSALQGDGYQPGIQSWYNQFLQVDPNNADHVYLGLEEVFETKNGGANWITPGPYWNFGFPCWSIDPAKQTGDCSSTTHPDQHAVAIGSYQGKAYAYVGNDGGIYRRPVSGAIDSGGHAKDWQSLNDGTIDTLQYYSVGVGKDLTYGGVSVTGGLQDNGQSILRGRDKVMGSNFGGDGADTITDPGNGCNIAQEYVYLDMWVTQNCGVNNGSWTTDPAKATEYEVAPPDKDLGGAGARFIAPITSDTKDLNTWVAGGQHVWVQNKGFAIRSGAEWKSAFDLGAGHVATAVASSGGTVYVGWCGPCNNQGFARGIAVGNADGTGWHQLDLPVDGAVPNRYISGFDIDPADAQHVYVAVNGFSRKWTEGPGAGVGHVFESRNGGAAWTDISANLPDVPADTVRLLPGGGLALGTDLATFYRPAGSGQWQVLGKNLPTTAVMQLKLGPDGNLYAATHGRGIWSFDVRRLRGRDE; encoded by the coding sequence ATGATGCCCCAACGGCATCGGCGGCGGTTCATGACCTGCACCGTCGTGGCGGCCGCGTTCGGTCTGGTGAGCAGCCAGTCATTCGCGGCATCCGGTGACACCAGGCCCCGGCCCTGGAACGCGCGCCACCAGGCCGACATCGGCCGCCAGCACGTCAAGGCGGTGAACGGCGGGCACGGCAGGTCCGCCTTCGCGGCGTCCGGGAGCGAGGACGGTGGTTCCGACGAGGCGGAGAACTCCGCCGAAGGCACCGCCCAGTACACCGAGGCCCGCACCGCCCCCGGTGTCGTCGCCCCCGGCGCCTACGGGGCGGCCTGGGACCAGCTGCAGTCCATGAGGCACACGAACGGGGACTGGGACCACGTCACCAAGAAGGCGTACAACTCCGACGACCCCCGCTACCGGGACCAGAACTCCAACTCCAGCGGCGGCGCGGGCAACGTGACCGGGCGCATCACCGGGGTCGCCGCCGACGACCAGGGCTACGTGTACGCGGGCGGCGCCAACGGCGGGGTGTTCCGGTCGAAGACCGGCGGCGGGCACTGGGAGCCGATCGCTGACAGGCTGCCCTCGCTCTCCACCGGCACCCTGGCCCTGGACGGCTCCAAGCGGCTCTGGTACGCCACCGGAGAGTCCAACACCGGTGCCACCTCGTATGTCGGGACCGGCGTGTACGTGCTCGCCGACCCGCAGCACGGGCAGTTCCAGCCCGGCGGCCGCGTCGGCGGCGCGGAACTGGAGAGCACCACCATCCACGCCCTGCGCTTCGCCGGCACCACCGTGTGGGCGGCCACCAGCCGGGGCGTGTGGTCGCACTCCACCACCACTCTCTCGGGGCCGTGGAAGCTGGAGTTCGCGCCCAGCCCCGACTATCTTCCGGGTGGCTCCAAGGCGTCCGACCCCAGCGCGCCGTACAAGAACATCGCCAATGACATCGCGGTGGACCCGAAGGACCCGTCCAAGGTGCTGCTCGCGGTCGGCTGGCGCGGAGGGGACAGCTACAACGGCCTGTACGCCAAGCAGGGCGACGGCAGTTGGAAGCCTGTCGGCGGTATAGGCGACCTGCCGTCGAACAGCGAGGACGTCGGCAACATGACGTTCGCGTCCGCCGCGGACGGTTCGCGCATGTACGCCATTGACCAGTCCCCGGCGCAGATGGCCGCCGACCCGAACAGCGGGCTGAAGGGCGTGTACGTGTCCAAGAGCGGCTCGCCGTTCGGGCCGTGGACGCAGATCGCCGACTACACCAAGCTGAAGGCATCCGGCTCGGCGCTCCAGGGCGATGGCTATCAGCCGGGCATCCAGTCCTGGTACAACCAGTTCCTCCAGGTCGACCCGAACAACGCCGACCATGTCTACCTGGGCCTGGAAGAGGTCTTCGAGACCAAGAACGGCGGGGCGAACTGGATCACCCCGGGACCGTATTGGAACTTCGGATTCCCCTGCTGGAGCATCGACCCGGCCAAGCAGACCGGCGACTGCTCCTCGACCACACATCCGGACCAGCACGCGGTCGCGATCGGCAGCTACCAGGGCAAGGCCTACGCCTATGTCGGCAATGACGGCGGGATTTACCGCCGCCCGGTCAGTGGGGCCATCGACTCCGGCGGCCACGCCAAGGACTGGCAGTCGCTGAACGACGGCACCATCGACACCCTCCAGTACTACTCGGTGGGCGTCGGCAAGGACCTCACCTACGGCGGCGTTTCGGTCACCGGCGGACTGCAGGACAATGGCCAGTCGATCCTGCGAGGCCGTGACAAGGTCATGGGCTCCAACTTCGGCGGCGACGGCGCCGACACCATCACGGACCCGGGCAACGGCTGCAACATCGCCCAGGAGTACGTCTACCTCGACATGTGGGTCACCCAGAACTGCGGGGTGAACAACGGCTCCTGGACCACCGACCCGGCCAAGGCCACCGAGTACGAGGTCGCACCGCCCGACAAGGACCTCGGCGGCGCGGGCGCCCGCTTCATCGCGCCCATCACCTCCGACACCAAGGACCTCAACACCTGGGTGGCCGGCGGCCAGCACGTGTGGGTGCAGAACAAGGGCTTCGCGATCCGCTCCGGCGCGGAGTGGAAGAGCGCGTTCGACCTCGGCGCGGGCCACGTGGCCACCGCCGTTGCCTCGTCCGGTGGCACGGTCTACGTCGGGTGGTGCGGGCCCTGCAACAACCAGGGCTTCGCTCGCGGCATCGCCGTCGGCAACGCGGACGGCACCGGCTGGCACCAGCTCGACCTTCCCGTTGACGGCGCCGTCCCCAACCGCTACATCTCCGGCTTTGACATCGACCCGGCCGACGCCCAGCACGTGTACGTCGCCGTCAACGGCTTCTCCCGCAAGTGGACCGAAGGCCCCGGCGCGGGCGTCGGCCACGTCTTCGAATCGAGGAACGGCGGCGCCGCCTGGACCGACATCTCGGCGAACCTCCCGGACGTACCCGCCGACACGGTGAGGCTCCTGCCCGGCGGGGGCCTCGCCCTCGGCACCGACCTGGCCACCTTCTACCGGCCCGCCGGCTCCGGCCAGTGGCAGGTCCTCGGGAAGAACCTGCCCACCACGGCCGTCATGCAGCTGAAGCTCGGCCCGGACGGCAATCTGTACGCCGCCACGCACGGGCGCGGCATCTGGTCCTTCGACGTACGGCGCCTGAGGGGCCGCGACGAATGA